Genomic segment of Limnothrix sp. FACHB-406:
GGCCTGCCATCGAAGTCAAAACTGACTACGGAGACATACCAGAAGTTGAGTGTTTTCCAGGACAAATCAACCAGGTATTTATGAATATCCTGGCCAATGCAATCGATGTGTTTGATGAAATGGTGCAGGGTCGATCGTTCAAGGAATTAGAAGCGCATCCCCAAATCATCACAATCAGTACAACTGTTGTTGATGATCAAGTGCAGATTTCAATTCGGGATAATGGCAAGGGCATTAGCGAAGAGGTGCAAGCCAAAATCTTTGACCATTTGTTTACCACAAAGGGCGTGGGCAAGGGGACGGGATTAGGGCTAACGATCGCCCGCCAAATTGTCGAGAAAAAACATGGCGGCAGTTTGACAGTCCAGTCAGCATTAGGACAGGGAACTGAGTTTTTGATTCAACTGCCAATCAAGGGCTAGACAAGGCTGCAAAACATTGCTCAACGGCAATAATTCGATCGGGAAAGGCGATCGGGGCGATCGTCTCACCAGGTTGCAAGATCAGCCGATCGCCATAGCCATCAGCACAGGGCGATCGATAAACTTCTAAGTGGCGCTGCTCCAAGTCCACTAACCAATAGTCCCCGATCGACTCGCGGGCATAGAGTACGCCTTTGACCTGGCGATCGTATCGAGCGGTGCTGTCAGCAACTTCAATGAGCAACTGAACATCAGCGGGAGTTGGATAGCCATCTTCATAGAAGTTCGATCGCCATCGCAGCACTGCAATATCCGGCTGGGGAAATGAGTCGGTCATCTGCAAAGAGTTGTGCACGCTGACGATTACCTGCTCCTGGAGTCGCGCTGTCAACAAATGCATCAACCGATTCACACAGGCTATGTGACGAGCTGTAGTAGTTGATGCTTCAACCATTGTTGTTTGGTGACCTTAATATATGAGTTAGATAGCCAAAGTGTTGAAAATGTTACTATGTAAGCTTTTAAATTGTTCTTGCTTGAATAAATTTAAAGCGATGTGAATGAATTCAAGAAAAAATATACAGAAATAAACCCTCGAAATCTTTGAAGTATATTAGAGTTTTAGTGAGACAACCGAATCACTCCTAAATTATCATCTAATTATGAAAGACCTCAGTCTTCCAAAAAAGCAAGCCATTGTTCAGTTTTTGATATGGCAATCTTATCGAGATGGAGAACTCACAGCTCAAGAACAAGAGTTTCTGAAAAATATTGCTGATCAGATGGGTTTGACAGACTTGCCTAAATTTGACGGATTAAAGGAATTAGACGATCCGTATCCAGTGCTGAAGCATCTGAAAACTAGAGAAAGTCAGCTTCTACTGCTAAAGCTATTGATTCAAATGTCTTTTGCAGACGAGGTGTATGACGCACGTGAGCGTGAAGCATTAGTTATGACTGCCAAAATACTTGGCTGGCCATTGAATACTGTAGACGCTATTGAGCATGAACTGACTGAGAATTTAAAAGCAAAATTGACTGACTTAAATTCAGAGAATCCAGAATCTTCCACTTCAGCAGTACAAAAATCGCAAGAATGGGATTGGTGGAAAATTGGTCAAATCGCAGGGGCTGCTGTGGTTGGTGGTGCAGCTTTAGTCATGACAGCTGGAGTAGCAGCTCCTGTTCTAGGGGGGTTAATTGGGACGCAACTTTTGGGGTTAAGCGGTGCAGCCGCAACATCAGCAGGTTTAGCCCTATTGGGAGGTGGCAGTCTTGCGGCTGGTGGAGCTGGAATGGCAGGCGGTATAGCTGTTTTAACAACAGCCCTAGGAGCGTGTGGTGCAGGAGTAGCAGCATGGAAAGCTAGCCATGTTTTGGGAGATATAGAGGAATGGGATATTCAATATGTTGATGGCTCTGGATTGCATGTTTGTTTGGGAATTAGCGGCTTTCTACAACAAGGGCAAGGATCTTTAGACGCTTGGACTTCACTGCGCAATGTATTTCCACAGTCTGTTAATTACTCGTTGATGTGGGAGTCGAAGGCGCAGCATCATGTCTATGATTCTGTGATGTCCGTTGGACAAAAAAGTTTTGCAGGATTTGCAGCAGCATCAGCGGCCCAATCAGCAACTAAAATGGCTTTTCAAGCATTGGTTTGGCCAACTGCCATATTATCTGCTATGGACATCA
This window contains:
- a CDS encoding Uma2 family endonuclease, producing the protein MVEASTTTARHIACVNRLMHLLTARLQEQVIVSVHNSLQMTDSFPQPDIAVLRWRSNFYEDGYPTPADVQLLIEVADSTARYDRQVKGVLYARESIGDYWLVDLEQRHLEVYRSPCADGYGDRLILQPGETIAPIAFPDRIIAVEQCFAALSSP
- a CDS encoding DUF726 domain-containing protein, which encodes MKDLSLPKKQAIVQFLIWQSYRDGELTAQEQEFLKNIADQMGLTDLPKFDGLKELDDPYPVLKHLKTRESQLLLLKLLIQMSFADEVYDAREREALVMTAKILGWPLNTVDAIEHELTENLKAKLTDLNSENPESSTSAVQKSQEWDWWKIGQIAGAAVVGGAALVMTAGVAAPVLGGLIGTQLLGLSGAAATSAGLALLGGGSLAAGGAGMAGGIAVLTTALGACGAGVAAWKASHVLGDIEEWDIQYVDGSGLHVCLGISGFLQQGQGSLDAWTSLRNVFPQSVNYSLMWESKAQHHVYDSVMSVGQKSFAGFAAASAAQSATKMAFQALVWPTAILSAMDIIDNPWAVARNRADQAGKILGDYLAENQFGGLPVTLIGYSLGTQVILSALNRLAERGSHGKIYNVYLLAGAVAQNDQRLQVIDQVVAGTVVNVYCRSDLVLRYIYRLAEGFAQPIGVEPLEHDGVVNLDVSDFINGHLDYVSNLQRILTEVKLSIGYQEVFESSVPQENEAVENSDQPILKDLIKILKKVPGMTNASFSDFSSATSVVQFKNNLHIRTWKNFFGVDHVFVGRDSTCLYGGFVGWVHSDGMEAALKKIKQKYSDFII